The proteins below come from a single Eubacterium limosum genomic window:
- a CDS encoding trimethylamine methyltransferase family protein produces the protein MKNYENYISKSKIEKIHEYTLRILSEIGIKFEHEGALSLFKKYGAKVENETVFIPESLLNEALKYAKKQFTIKSCKGDLEIGSGQQYGVPILGNVYRHHNHGGIKKMTNQDVIDQFKLSDTSDITKVSTMNYFLSYDDSYSEDQKVFGNVAMVLKYSQKPMLMSAPNTFIIDGKEKGSEVYRKSLELVNRFEGTEGTHSAYVVNTLSPLTLDHDPIERIFILAETQQAMIITPCAMPLMTAPPSLASMLAMTNAEILAGYTLAKLVNPDANVVYGNTSAATDMRTIQLAIGSPECSLVIYAVAGLADRYGLPFRTGGSLSDAKELDVQAGAESMMNILTTRNAGADIVFHTCGCMGSFNVSDFEKFLVDEEIHHMACRMTEGINCNDENFCFDLLKKTGPRGVFLKGRTPKMYREEVYLPKYFNKDDPNQWQNKGSLSVNDRVEDAVKKRLESFIPADITKEQAELLNPYIHEKYRNIL, from the coding sequence ATGAAAAATTATGAAAATTATATCAGCAAATCAAAAATTGAAAAAATTCACGAATATACGCTTCGCATTCTATCGGAAATAGGCATTAAATTTGAACACGAAGGTGCCCTGTCGCTTTTCAAAAAATATGGCGCGAAGGTCGAAAATGAAACAGTGTTTATTCCCGAATCCCTTCTCAACGAGGCTTTAAAATATGCAAAAAAACAGTTTACCATCAAATCCTGTAAGGGCGATCTTGAAATCGGGAGCGGCCAGCAATACGGTGTTCCAATTTTAGGAAATGTGTACAGACATCATAACCACGGTGGTATTAAAAAAATGACAAATCAGGATGTCATTGACCAATTCAAGCTTTCGGACACCAGCGATATTACAAAGGTATCTACTATGAATTACTTCCTGAGCTATGATGATTCTTATTCTGAAGATCAGAAAGTCTTTGGCAATGTCGCGATGGTTTTAAAATACAGTCAAAAACCCATGCTGATGTCTGCCCCAAACACATTTATCATCGATGGTAAAGAAAAAGGCTCGGAGGTTTACCGAAAAAGCCTTGAGCTTGTTAACCGTTTTGAGGGAACAGAGGGTACTCACAGCGCTTATGTCGTAAACACCCTATCACCCTTAACGTTAGACCACGATCCTATCGAACGTATTTTTATTTTAGCCGAAACACAGCAGGCAATGATCATCACTCCCTGTGCAATGCCATTGATGACAGCGCCTCCTTCATTAGCATCAATGCTCGCAATGACAAACGCTGAAATACTGGCTGGTTACACCCTCGCCAAGCTGGTCAATCCAGATGCCAATGTGGTCTATGGAAATACCTCTGCGGCAACCGATATGCGTACCATCCAATTGGCGATCGGCTCCCCAGAGTGCTCATTAGTCATCTATGCTGTTGCCGGCCTGGCAGACCGGTATGGCCTGCCTTTTAGAACAGGAGGTTCCCTGAGTGATGCGAAGGAGCTAGATGTGCAGGCTGGCGCGGAGTCAATGATGAATATTTTGACAACACGCAATGCCGGTGCCGATATTGTCTTCCACACCTGCGGCTGTATGGGTTCTTTTAATGTATCTGATTTCGAAAAATTCTTAGTCGATGAAGAAATACATCATATGGCCTGCCGGATGACCGAGGGGATTAACTGCAATGATGAAAACTTCTGCTTTGACCTTTTGAAAAAAACAGGTCCTCGTGGCGTTTTCTTAAAAGGACGCACGCCAAAAATGTACCGGGAAGAAGTTTATCTGCCAAAATATTTTAATAAGGACGACCCAAACCAATGGCAAAATAAAGGCAGCCTCTCTGTAAACGACCGGGTCGAAGATGCGGTTAAGAAAAGACTGGAAAGCTTTATCCCTGCGGATATAACAAAAGAACAGGCCGAACTCCTTAATCCTTATATTCATGAAAAATATCGAAATATATTATAA
- a CDS encoding MFS transporter, with amino-acid sequence MLIWVNVAVFIIIAIALAIVLPKDTKEPDQTSAGEKSYRMIDALKLKGTWLTIFVIACGITVYMCCTGYLGTYTTQILKLPESIASTISIFRNYIIVFLSGIIGGIIADKMSTKSKAVSIFFALTCILGLSLIFSSKVVALSIALTLFLSLCFNAIKSTYWSVMGEAGIPIEMTGMCTGVISCIGFIPQILVSPIAGSWIDAATSAGNINAGFNKIFILLGVASALGIVACLLIHKKHTKKQTG; translated from the coding sequence ATCCTCATATGGGTTAATGTCGCGGTCTTTATCATCATTGCAATTGCACTGGCCATTGTACTGCCAAAAGATACAAAAGAACCTGACCAGACCTCCGCTGGCGAAAAAAGCTATCGTATGATCGACGCCCTTAAGCTTAAAGGAACTTGGCTGACCATCTTTGTTATCGCCTGCGGCATTACGGTTTATATGTGCTGTACCGGCTATCTGGGCACTTATACAACGCAGATTCTCAAGCTTCCCGAAAGCATTGCAAGTACCATTTCTATTTTCAGAAATTACATCATTGTTTTTCTTTCAGGAATTATTGGCGGCATCATTGCGGATAAAATGTCGACCAAAAGTAAGGCCGTCTCAATCTTCTTTGCTCTTACCTGCATTCTTGGCCTTTCGCTCATTTTCAGCAGCAAAGTAGTCGCCTTATCCATCGCACTTACACTGTTTTTGTCGCTCTGCTTTAACGCCATCAAATCAACCTACTGGTCTGTTATGGGCGAAGCTGGCATTCCCATCGAAATGACCGGGATGTGTACCGGTGTTATTTCCTGCATTGGTTTTATTCCTCAGATTCTCGTCAGCCCTATTGCGGGATCGTGGATTGACGCCGCCACATCCGCCGGAAACATTAACGCGGGCTTTAATAAAATATTTATTTTACTGGGCGTAGCAAGTGCTCTCGGCATTGTCGCCTGCCTGCTGATTCATAAAAAGCACACAAAAAAACAAACCGGCTAA
- a CDS encoding MFS transporter produces the protein MNQTMSKGKRNLILVLLSFLAGMVFFIPYFRLSYYDQMIRILGLTNTQLGFIGTSVAFINFICYIPSGYMADKFNSKALLVVSAFGMAATSLIYSLLPSYTIILIIHGFFSIFSILTFWSPYLKYLRMLGDESEQGKIFGLSEAFRGVIATVISFLCLWVLGVFTNETLGFQAVIWVNVALFILIAIALIFILPKDIKEDTNPSAVAKFRLVDALKLKGTWLTIFVIACGITIYIACTGYLGTYTTQILNLPENIASAISIIRNYIIVFLSGVIGGIIADKLSTKSKAVAIFFACSAAVSLFLIFSSQIIALSIILTLVLSLCFNAIKSTYWSVMGEAGIPLEMTGICTGVISCIGFIPEIIVSPVAGSWIDAAAAAGNLQIGFNKIFILIAVAGVLGILASFLVDREWKKAVKKFDN, from the coding sequence ATGAATCAGACAATGTCCAAAGGTAAGCGCAATCTTATTCTGGTACTGCTGAGCTTCTTAGCCGGCATGGTGTTTTTCATTCCATATTTTCGTTTATCCTACTATGACCAGATGATCCGTATTTTAGGGCTCACCAATACCCAGCTCGGTTTTATCGGCACATCTGTGGCTTTTATCAATTTTATCTGCTATATTCCCAGCGGTTATATGGCTGACAAGTTCAACTCTAAAGCCCTGTTGGTTGTCAGCGCCTTCGGAATGGCAGCTACTTCGCTTATTTACTCTTTGCTGCCCTCCTACACCATCATTTTAATTATTCATGGCTTCTTTTCGATTTTCAGCATTCTGACGTTCTGGTCCCCCTATTTAAAATATTTAAGAATGCTCGGTGATGAGTCCGAACAGGGGAAAATCTTCGGCTTGAGCGAAGCCTTCAGAGGTGTTATCGCCACGGTTATCTCATTCTTATGTCTGTGGGTTCTTGGGGTTTTTACCAACGAAACCCTTGGCTTCCAGGCTGTAATCTGGGTAAATGTGGCCCTTTTCATCCTCATTGCCATCGCTCTTATTTTTATCCTGCCGAAGGATATCAAGGAAGATACCAACCCTTCAGCAGTGGCAAAATTCCGACTGGTCGATGCACTTAAATTAAAAGGTACCTGGCTGACAATCTTTGTCATCGCCTGTGGTATCACCATTTACATTGCATGTACAGGCTATCTGGGGACTTATACCACCCAAATCCTTAACCTGCCGGAAAATATCGCCAGCGCTATTTCAATTATCCGCAATTATATCATTGTTTTTCTGTCTGGTGTCATCGGTGGTATCATTGCCGACAAGTTATCGACTAAAAGCAAGGCTGTTGCCATTTTCTTTGCCTGTTCAGCAGCTGTTAGCCTGTTCCTGATTTTCAGCAGTCAGATTATTGCCTTGTCAATCATTCTAACACTGGTTCTGTCACTGTGCTTCAATGCCATCAAATCAACCTATTGGTCTGTCATGGGTGAAGCTGGCATTCCATTGGAAATGACCGGTATCTGTACGGGTGTTATTTCTTGTATTGGCTTTATCCCTGAAATTATTGTAAGCCCTGTTGCAGGCTCTTGGATTGATGCTGCTGCAGCTGCCGGCAATCTTCAAATCGGTTTTAATAAAATTTTTATTTTAATTGCTGTCGCCGGTGTTCTCGGTATCCTTGCAAGCTTTTTGGTTGACAGAGAGTGGAAAAAAGCTGTAAAGAAATTTGATAATTGA
- a CDS encoding trimethylamine methyltransferase family protein produces the protein MYLNRNLHEKFMSPNDIEMVHEYTLKVLDEIGVIFESQRALDVFRQHGARVDGEIVYISEQLLHEALKTAPSEFELFALNNSVKIGKRYEPVTVGNPAHFQIIHTDGSIKNTTLDDVVNFHKLAETSEVIRMSTSVGYDTDDIDKTLDNMYMPYVALGLKYSSKPVYQANAVTPLNWKNKDLTEAAREIAAFHKKFFDTWDKPVVLSNLALLSPLAVGSEVLANMFGLIEENQPVIFIDCGMTNLTSPPTLMGSIIQSNATLLAAIVLTQLVNPGVPAMFGSVSGPTDMRTLQLAVGAPESMLIQMGLLAMGRFYNLPIRTGVGVSSALDADYQAGAETMMMLTTGLVGKSDFILNAAGPLATYNMGSYEKYVLDEITASYLKRVNQGIMISDKKACFDLMKKVGPRGDYLKGRTSRDYREEHYLPKIFNRHGGNSTVLIEQNGTLRDKAGREVKERLEAYQLPETTKAQQKLLNEYLPPQFRY, from the coding sequence ATGTATCTAAATCGTAATCTGCATGAAAAATTTATGAGCCCCAATGACATCGAGATGGTTCATGAATACACACTGAAGGTTCTGGACGAAATCGGAGTTATTTTTGAAAGCCAGCGCGCCCTGGATGTCTTCAGGCAGCATGGCGCGCGCGTTGATGGAGAAATCGTTTATATCAGCGAACAGCTTTTACACGAGGCGCTTAAAACTGCACCCTCAGAATTTGAATTGTTTGCGCTGAACAATTCTGTCAAAATCGGCAAGCGCTATGAGCCTGTCACTGTCGGAAATCCAGCACACTTCCAAATCATCCATACAGATGGTTCCATAAAAAATACTACCCTGGATGATGTTGTCAATTTCCATAAGCTGGCAGAAACCAGCGAAGTCATCCGCATGAGTACCAGTGTCGGCTACGATACAGATGATATTGATAAAACATTAGACAATATGTATATGCCCTATGTCGCCCTGGGCCTCAAATACAGCTCTAAACCAGTTTACCAGGCAAACGCAGTCACTCCGCTAAATTGGAAAAATAAGGACCTAACCGAAGCGGCCAGAGAGATTGCTGCCTTTCATAAAAAATTCTTTGACACCTGGGACAAGCCGGTTGTACTGTCGAATCTTGCCCTCCTTTCGCCATTGGCCGTCGGCAGTGAGGTGCTCGCAAATATGTTTGGTCTCATCGAGGAAAATCAGCCGGTTATTTTTATCGACTGCGGCATGACAAACCTTACCTCACCACCAACCCTGATGGGCTCGATCATTCAGAGCAACGCAACGCTTCTCGCAGCCATCGTACTAACACAGCTTGTTAACCCAGGTGTGCCGGCTATGTTCGGAAGCGTCAGCGGCCCGACGGATATGCGTACATTACAGCTTGCTGTCGGCGCTCCTGAATCCATGCTTATTCAAATGGGCTTGCTGGCAATGGGACGTTTTTACAACCTGCCGATCCGGACGGGTGTGGGCGTTTCCAGCGCTCTGGACGCCGACTATCAGGCTGGTGCAGAAACCATGATGATGCTAACCACAGGCCTTGTCGGAAAATCCGACTTTATTCTTAACGCAGCCGGGCCGCTGGCGACTTATAATATGGGGAGCTACGAAAAATATGTTCTGGATGAGATAACAGCCAGCTATCTGAAGCGCGTGAATCAGGGGATTATGATCTCCGATAAAAAAGCCTGCTTTGACCTGATGAAAAAGGTGGGGCCAAGGGGAGATTATCTCAAGGGTAGAACCTCCAGAGATTACCGTGAGGAACACTATCTGCCAAAAATTTTCAACCGTCATGGCGGAAACTCAACGGTTCTTATTGAACAAAACGGCACCTTAAGAGACAAGGCCGGCAGAGAAGTAAAGGAACGTCTTGAGGCTTACCAGCTTCCAGAAACCACAAAGGCCCAGCAAAAACTGCTCAACGAATACCTGCCGCCGCAATTCCGTTATTGA
- a CDS encoding BCCT family transporter, which produces MKELLKKMDKPVFMTAFLVCGLLVLSFFIAPVQMGQISEKIFNFLMQNFKWCFVLAADIIIVFCLFIAFSKYGRIRLGKDTDRPEFSNLSWFAMMFSAGMGVGLIFFGVTEPMSHFMDPLTAQAWTGAAATESMHITFFHWGIHPWAIYTSVALPFAYFHYRKKTSPLVSSCIAPLFPGKKHRLLNISLDALTIIITLLGISISFGMGALQISSGLNIVFGIPNTLLTTICVIIAGTVAFTLSSMLGIEKGMKRISDFNMQLAVAFIIFVFIFGPTIYCVNTLIEGIGGYLSHFISLSFFTDAQQTIETAKGYNWMSNWTIFYWAMWILWSPFVGIFIAKISKGRTIREFVTVVLLIPTLFSCIWFSVIGGSALKMSQDGNGLIAEAVLKDSTGGIFALLQNLPVPLISCVLIMISLAIFFITSADASTQVLVTMSCKGEEIRSHFFRVLWSILIGALACMLIFSGGINAMQQVSVFFTLPYIIVILLLLLSLFLSLKRENKI; this is translated from the coding sequence ATGAAAGAATTACTCAAAAAAATGGACAAGCCTGTATTTATGACCGCTTTTCTGGTCTGCGGACTTTTAGTCCTCAGTTTTTTTATCGCACCTGTCCAAATGGGTCAGATTTCTGAAAAAATATTTAATTTTCTTATGCAGAACTTCAAATGGTGCTTTGTTTTAGCCGCTGACATCATTATTGTTTTCTGTTTATTTATTGCTTTCAGTAAATATGGGCGTATCCGCTTAGGCAAAGATACAGACCGACCCGAATTTAGTAATTTAAGCTGGTTCGCAATGATGTTCAGCGCTGGGATGGGCGTTGGCCTTATCTTTTTCGGCGTTACCGAGCCCATGTCTCATTTTATGGATCCGCTGACTGCGCAGGCCTGGACAGGCGCTGCGGCTACTGAAAGTATGCATATTACTTTCTTTCATTGGGGCATTCATCCCTGGGCAATCTATACCTCTGTGGCATTGCCCTTCGCTTATTTCCATTACCGGAAAAAGACAAGCCCTCTGGTCAGTTCCTGTATTGCCCCTTTATTTCCAGGCAAAAAACACCGCTTGCTGAATATCTCCCTTGATGCCCTCACCATTATCATCACACTTTTGGGCATTTCAATTTCCTTTGGAATGGGAGCGCTTCAAATCAGCTCAGGCTTAAACATTGTATTTGGAATTCCCAATACACTGCTCACTACCATTTGCGTCATTATTGCAGGAACAGTTGCATTTACCCTTTCATCAATGCTCGGTATTGAAAAAGGCATGAAACGCATCAGCGACTTTAACATGCAGCTCGCAGTAGCTTTCATTATTTTTGTCTTTATTTTTGGACCAACCATCTATTGCGTAAATACACTTATTGAAGGCATTGGCGGTTACTTATCTCATTTTATCAGCCTCTCCTTCTTTACTGATGCACAGCAGACTATAGAAACAGCCAAAGGCTACAACTGGATGAGTAACTGGACAATCTTTTACTGGGCAATGTGGATTCTCTGGTCTCCCTTTGTCGGAATCTTTATCGCAAAAATTTCCAAAGGGCGCACCATCCGTGAATTTGTCACGGTTGTCTTATTAATCCCCACGCTGTTTAGCTGCATTTGGTTCTCCGTCATTGGGGGAAGCGCTTTAAAAATGAGCCAGGACGGCAATGGCCTTATCGCCGAAGCGGTTCTTAAGGACAGCACCGGCGGTATCTTTGCATTGCTTCAAAATTTGCCAGTACCGCTGATATCCTGTGTACTGATTATGATCAGCCTGGCTATTTTCTTCATTACCTCCGCAGACGCATCTACTCAGGTGCTTGTTACCATGAGCTGCAAAGGAGAAGAAATCCGCAGTCATTTTTTCAGGGTTTTATGGAGTATTCTGATCGGCGCTTTAGCCTGTATGCTTATTTTTTCAGGCGGCATCAATGCAATGCAGCAGGTCTCTGTTTTCTTCACCTTACCTTATATTATCGTCATACTCCTCTTGTTACTCAGCCTGTTCCTGAGTTTAAAGAGGGAAAATAAAATTTAG